The following is a genomic window from Aphis gossypii isolate Hap1 chromosome X, ASM2018417v2, whole genome shotgun sequence.
agtcaaaaattaattgaaattgacTATAACCGTGGCATAGATATAACGCGTGTAGTGTACAAAACATTAgtttttcaattcaaattgAGTTTATGTTGCAATTATGACACTGAAAGTTTTGTGGGTGGTAAATTTAAGGCTATTCAACtatcaaatattatctatatcggATGACTGTATAAAAACAGTTTCAACTcggtcgttttttttttctcgaacCTCTAATCTATAGATTGTATACTggtatacagtatataatatatatttgtacttcAGTATACTGGTGGTgtagtattatgatttatatataaatataattacaattataaatgattaattatgaGACTCTAAACAACATAAGTTCTTGTtggtactaatatttattagtatctactttattgatttaattaaatagacgatgatgataaaaatttaaattttagtccgatatatttttgaatgtattgtatataatattatctattttaaatatttatacaaaattgtatcaCGGCACAGTACATACGTTAAatgcaaacatattttacctactttgtattttttaatacatttttactcatGCTTACGTATAAACAGAAGCTTAAATggcgtttaaaatattgtaaataacacTTTACTACGCTTAGGATACTTAGTTGACTCTCAAGCTAGTAAAACTCCGTGTCTAAAATACTGTAGACACATATACTGACGTACTTaagctttaataatttataattaatattttaattgtttttgatgATGCATTCAACAAGGTAATGTAACCTATAGTTTGTCagtaggtaataactaataagtaaatgcatcaaataaaaacattattattcctTTAACAGACATCAGTTATctgctaatataaaataaaaattgtcataaAAGTGTACTCggctaaaaattatacacattttttagtttattcattaaataagtatttatgatTTCTGATGAGATCGTCAAAATGCCATAACAGTAACATGTGTGaagtatatcaaataaaatagtacattttagtgtattttcacaaagataattaaatattttacaactagTATTTAATCTTGgtataaaattctttaaaacacaggtataaaaacaaaatattcacaGTTAAAtagttggtttttaatttcaagttattaaaatagtcagttcaaaagtttaaaaagtaaaattctatatatcattataagtgagtatattttgtttgtattattttattttgtctttttatACGCCACTACGCGCCGTAACACTCCTACAaagataaacatattataacaactacAACTTCCAAAAACCTCATACCTACTAAGATATaggcaaacatttttttttcaaaacacctAAATTAACCGATACCCGAATAAATCACAATGATTAACctgaattattttgtattttaaaaatgtcgtcggataatattatataatgttgacATTTTGTATGAATTgttagctataatattatttattatttattaatttatttagtgatcaatattattaaaaggagtatttttaaaattagtttttattaaatatttctcgtTATCAACACATTGTAAAAAGTATACAGTATGGTTTGTTTCATCTATTTATATTCAGTAATATCCCCAacagtaaaattttataaaatacaataaaattctaaaGGAGTAttctgtaatttaaaaaacacagttacctacctatatagttttcaaatgaaatattcTTTGAATTACTTTACACCCATAttaatctgaaaaataatGGTTACAAAGTTTATAACATCTAAACATTCGTATTTCGTATATACTTTGTATTCCAGTGTTTGAACTTTGAAAACCCGAATAGGTTAGGTAAAGTACATTCGGAAACCAGTAAACCGAACACGTAAATGACTCAGatttaaacaaaactaaatattaaataaataaataaaatttttacaacaacTAATAGTCtaaactataaatagttaacCTGTAAGAAATTAAGAAGTCTCTAACTAATACTTACACtgctaatttattaatcaattctTTTATGTAATGGCGTTTAAAGCGTTTTAAAATTCAGTATCCATGGATAGGTACTGGACTAGGTAATTACTTTTTCCCGGtaatttgagttattttatttatcattaaaaatacaagtagTTATTCGTGGATCTAAAACCATTTAAACGTCatcatataaacataaaaaataattaccaaagtacctaatacctaaGTTTGTACATAAAACTAACAGATAGGCACAAGATTACAACCAGTAGAAGtcttatagttataacttatacttataattagtatGGTTTCTATACTTACAAAGgcacttatataaataagtgttGTTTtgtccaattttttttattttggtcatCATTTTATCAGTTACCTAGTTCTACTCTGAGTACTATTCTGTTCATTTCGATTAAATAGAACCctttttttcacatattacctatatgtatacatatatatatatttttttttttatcaaaattcaaaattaatacaaaaccatatttatctatatgttataaatataaataatatataacttctataattattgaatctgCCACATGATAAAAAAACCAACGAAATCCTTTTAATTATAGACTATGATTGTGCCCTTGCGTGTATTGCCGACATATGCTGTatcaatataagtttttatacttaataatttgtaacttttttataaaggATTTTGATAAATGCTGAAAGTTCAAAGCGATTtcacaaaattcaaataagttGATGAAGAATTTTGTAACGAAGTTTTCAAAACtgaaacgttttaaaatattttgcatactGCATATGAATCCTTAGTCTTAATTGTTATGATCTAATTAAACTACATATGTAATTACTAAAGTGACAACTagactaataaaattttataataaattttactataataataagctaACATTAAAGTGaacataaattcaatataaataaatcgctaacataaattataattaatattatataaattagttattaattatgttgtataatgtGGAAATGtagaaatgaaaattttaaaaatctagtgGGGAAATCTTGCCATGggtttgtgtttaaaaaatttcatttagaatgcagtttttaattcattaaatttatcttctacgtttaaatttccaaacaaatttaaacacgTCATATGACTGTGAAGGAGCCACTGCTCCTTTCACCTTTGTgttccaaaataaatatatgggattcaatatattcattattttaaaaaagattggaaatatattatataacaattaaaaaatcacataaggataattatattttttaaaataataattagtataattttaaaaaagagagtttaatttttcagattagggatttgatttgaaaaatgaatttaatattttgcgtGGTTTGGTGTTGCCTTTGGTGGAGTTCTTCGGCTACTTATGACAGTAAAAGTTATAAGAGACTAGGGGGCATTGGAAAACCAAATAGTACAGCAATAACGAGAAATCGGATTTACGAAAACAAATGGTTTGAACAGAGACTGGATCATTTCAATCCTACTGATACTAGAACGTGGAAGcaggtattaattataatatataatacgctaTAACGTGTTAAAATGAatcaataatacgtataatcaGTCAAGTTTTGACAGTatgattgaatttttttagagATATCAaatgaatttgaaatattacaaacGAGGGGGCCCAGTGTTTTTGCGATTAGGAGGTGAAGACGGGATTTCACATAATTGGATAAACAGTGGTGCTTGGATCGAATACGCTGAAAAATGTAATGCCTTGTGTTTTCAATTAGAACATCGGTATTATGGAAGAAGTCAACCCACTATGTGAGTactgtaataagtaataaaataataattaatctaagGGGTTTTCTttgtaattgatattattgtattgcggATTCGATAATGAATATTGTTAGAAgactgttttaataaaatgtacagttAAATAGTCAAATATAGTATAGAATGAAGTATAGTtccaataatcaaataaaatataataagccaaaataataatattgtaactgaAATGGTAATACTTGactgatattaaaaatcgtgATTTCAacggtttaatattttaatataatggaagactatatacaataatgcgtttattttatgaataattatatactttgttataacttgtgtgtatataataaattactgttgttaaataattatggaatgttttaagattttatagttaaattttttaaataacaataaaataacaaacattattatatacctatttgtacGTTTAAATATCCAATGAGGTCAACATTTGAACTTGAAATATTGGAACATGGAGTACGTAATAAGGCGTTCACAGTATTACAATCATTTAAGTTTCATATAGTGGCGCCatcagaatttatttttctcgacTGGTATTTGAGATTTATAAGTTAAGATAAAGAGTAtagcatacaatatacatataaatgaattaaattccAATTCAAATAACGAAACTACGattactgtatttttataataggtaaaattcGTAAACAATTCTCACTTTTTTTGAAGAGGATACAACCCCTAACAAGGTGTCATTGTTTGAAATAGCTATTATAATGAGTacagaaagtataatatatgtataatctaCGAATATTACAAcgaattttaagatattgtatcatatctattaaaatgtaacgcataataattatgaaataaattgttcatacATGATTTGTGTATAgttgcataaaaaatgtattgtttttatagttgaataaaatttaatgaacaatcacgaattaccaaaataatatatcatcttTTACATGAAGATACGCTTATATttgcttaattttaattattaattcatgaagtgattatttatattatctaaggtTAGTCGATTATTAAGaacaattaaatgatttaaaaatataatttataagcacgTAACGTCTTAACCTGTATATCTAAGTTATTAAtgtaggtaaaaaaataaaatacataataatttttattcaattttcattgtttttttttttttttttttgataatcatATGTTTTTAGAAATGCAAGTACTTCAAATTTACTATACCTTAATATTGAACAAGCATTAGCTGATTTAGGAAGATTTATAAACACCATAACAAGCGAAAACGAATCATTGTTGTCTAATGCTAAATGGATAGTATTTGGAGCTTCTTATGCAGGAAGTTTAGCTGCCTGGGCAAGAATGAAGTATCCACAACTCGTACACGCAGCAGTTTCGTCAAGTGGCACTTTAGGCGCGAAAATAGATTTTCcaggtaggtacaatattatataatgcattgtttgatagtatttatttagacTTTCACAGCGAcatcgtaaaatattttgtatgcaaTTGCCAATTGGTATCCCAATGCCCAGTGATatcatatagttttaaaacagtAGTACCTacgtactaaaataatttgataccaacgttaaattaaatatttagtgctATACAGTATGTCCCAAAAGTCCCGTATCACCCTTAATATATCCATGTAAAATCACTTTATTTAAACgcggttttttttacagtactaAGTATGAAAATTCTGATTGAATggcataaaattcatttttttttttttttaattcaaaaattttcaaaaaatttttttacgcatttaagaatttaaaatttttaagatagccattttgttgaacatattttttaaaacagttcaaaaaaaaaaaaatactaaaattaaataaaaattgaccaAGTTAGAGCaagttatgtttttgaataattggtaaaaaaatcaattattgtttcacatttcaataatgaaatatctaatttcaACACACGACAATACTTTTGCATTCctaattaaagttttgatttgaatagaaataaaaatatccgtGTTATATCGTTTGCTGAACAGTGAAACtggttacctatttttaagtattttaattatcatgaaGTGAACCTAAAGTTACGGTATTGGACATAATCatacagttataattaatgcgatttataataaagatagAGCTAGTTGAGTAgagtatgtttataaataattttaataatagttatgtagGTATGCTGTTTTTAATGGTAATCTGTAAACATCTAATTATTAGTGAAGCTTTTAggaaagattaaaattaaaattcagataatatttttaaacttgattgctaatagaaaaaaagattttattacataaaaacgaaaataattcattacatttttatttttataaatgttcgaAATGACCTCCATTATTTGCAACACAGAGTTGAAGTTTTTCGACCCAAGCGTTCTTAACATTTCTTAATGTCTCGGGTAaggtattttgaatattttgttcaattttatgACGAAGATCAGGCAATGAACATGACGGATACacaagatttttcaaataaccccataaaaaaaaatccatcggTGTTAAATCGGGAGACCTAGGTGGCCAAAGCACTGGACCCCTTGTTCCCATATATCTACGTGATAATTACGTGAtttgatacttaaaaataggtaaccaGTTTCACTGTTCAGCAAACGATATAACAcggctatttttatttctattcaaatcaaaactttaattagGAATGCAAAAGTATTGTCGTGTGTtgaaattagatatttcattattgaaatgtgaaacaataattgatttttttaccaattattcaaaaacataacttGCTCTAACTtggtcaatttttatttaattttagtatttttttttttgaactgttttaaaaaatatgttcaacaaaatggctatcttaaaaattttaaattcttaaatgcgtaaaaaatttttttgaaaatttttgaattaaaaaaaaaaaaaaatgaattttatgccATTCAATCAGAATTTTCATACTtagtactgtaaaaaaaaccgcATTTAAATATAGTGATTTTACATGGAGATATTAAGGGTGATACGGGACTTTTGGGACATACTGTATATTGgcatattgaatttaattttgatcaaaatttaatgtcttctcgaaaatcaattttatttattttcatatagacTATTATATGACTACCCAAAGTGCATTATCAGATTATAATCCAAAATGCGCTAGGCATATAAACGAAGCAACTTCAATGAttaacgattatttaaaaaccgtCGATGGAgccaaatatattgataacaaattcaagtaatttaaaaccacggtatattatagtattatagtaggtattatactataatctaccgttattaaaactattaattggtatcaaaatagttaatacaacaatagtaaaacattataaacgtcaataaattgtaattatataatttcagaaCGTGTGTTCACATAgacataaagaataaaaaagatataacacaattttttaacaacttaGCTATACCTATTGCATTAGCTgtacaaaacaataacaacaacagaTATTACGCAGATACTGAACAAATGTCATCTATAACAATATCATCAATATGTAGTATGATGTTAGACAGGGCATTAGGAAATTCAGtaagtattttatcattaataacagTGGCGCCCACAGGAAATTTGGTAGTAGGCATAGAAAACAAAAGTTTACCCACCACCCActacaaattttttataaagaaattgtCTTTCTGtgtttgacaataataataaatgtttatttaaatgcctatattatactttaagttaattattaaattatgttttttaatagtttagtgTATTTACGTCAATTAATTATACCTCATCAAAATTTAACTTCCAATGGTTTGGATAATATGTCTACTTGAACCGTaaatattacgataaaaatatataaaaaaatattttctatgatGATAGGTCACGTGAACTGGTGTTATTAAGTTTTCATACATGttattgtattaggtatattaacgcatcagaatttatttataatttatttttaatactcttaagaatttaaagatgtaggtaatacatatattcaattttaaactatacttaGTAACAATTTACAAAAGCATATACCTAGCATTAAAGATATAGGAATTGGGTTATTTTTAGTTCCATATTCATAGGTATGTAAGACGTACCtaactgattattattttaatttaaaaagttgtgAGCTGTTAAACACTTGCCAAACCTAACTCGCGAATTGGTTTTAtttgtaacataaaaataacgtaTCTTGCTACTTTTCggaagattaaaaaatagagtaattttattacattattatttgggTAACAATTAAAGTAACTTCCTCATTTTAAGGTTCGTAGGATAatataagcataataattacctacttcttaatatctacattctacattagtatattatactattattgagtattaggtaatagtaaatactagcaagacaaataaaatatttttttctcattattgtataaagtacctaaataaataaataaattatcgatcTGACAATAATCAACTATTGGGTGGctgataaattgtttattatttatttatatatatatatatttaattattaaaatatttttacaatcattatttaatttacctcATTAAATAGAACTTGTGGCGAGGTAAAAGAGTTGttagtacctatgtaatacaaactataacctatatataataatttacaatatttaagatacttatatagttatatcctatattatgatgtacaattaaatttcaaataatagccagtttacaatattttttttattaaatttataattattattgtttacattgttaaaaatgtaggttTTCAGCTGCATAGCGTTAAAAATTTGTTGgacctaaataatttaagaacttATTTTCTATACTCGAATTCTTGTGTAACTAATAAGCAAGTCTTCCCGTTTATAGTCTTGTCTTTTATTTAGTAGTAATTTCACCggtttgaagtttaaaatataatggaaaTCTGCCTGTTTATACCTGACCAGTAGAACTCTAAGTTATTTTTAGCTTAATGAAATCAAGCTATTTAATCCTTTTTCTTTAGATGTATAACCCATTGATTTGTTGAATTTCAAGTGGTTTTTATAGCATTATCAGAACAGTCActccatattattaaatcgtatACGGAGATCGACTTGCAGAGTGCATTAtagacaatatacataattttagtagATAAAAACTAGTTAAGTTTGAAAAGTTTGAAGATCTTAATCTCATAACTATGttttcaatatgtattttcCACTGAAGATTTTGATCAatagttatacttaaatattttcctctcgttgcaatattattttttgacaattacaaaaattttaaaataaatctcgtTTATTACaagaatgaaatattaatatgattcaattatgatcttaattatttaataaattaggaaccaataaaataataaatatacaatttttttcagctTGAAAGATATGCAGATGTACACAGAAGACTAAGATCCGCTACTAGAACAACATGTACACCTCACGTGTATCAAGCTGCAATTAAAGCTTTTAAGGAAACGTCTTGGAACTCACAATATTTGCATACTGGAGGTTAgtgtaaatactatatttatttataggtactatactatAACGCCAACAAttcatattactatttactattacattacataaaattaaatacaatatacatattaggtataatgtatattatatttactgttaCCTATGATcggtataatctatatataaaaaataaatatatatataatatatattaatatatttattattttctataaatggcATGAGTCGTGAATTTATgaatgacatttattttttgacgtAGTGGAGGGAATCGCAACCGCCCTCACAACGCCCTGCAGCAGGAAGCATCACATAACGGCAATAAATATTCTGAAATTTGTaagtaaaaactgttttacgCGGGAAAGAACCGAGAAGGCTacagtaataactaaaaaacgaaattttcATCACATAATAAAAGGAGAACATTGACTGTGCAacgttgattttattttttcgatatcaaaactgaaaaaaaagttattctgGTTTGAAAAAcgcaaaaataatgaattttgaaacaattagaacttttttttttattgtgatatcgaaaaattaaaaacaatgttgcACAGTCAATGTTCTCCTTATTGTGTGATgagatttttgtatttcagtTATGACTGTAGCTTTCTCGGTTCTTCCCCGCGCGAAACGGTTTTCACGGACGAAGTTTTCCATGTGTAGCGTCCtcttaatttacttttttcgaGAGAAACGTTTCCTATAAGAATAAATCATGTAGACTTGtgttattatggttttataagtataaactgttaaatattgaaactaatttattttaatggtaaccaattattgtatatcaacagcctattgataattttttttatttacttttcaaCTATTAATTTAGCTTACGCTGCTTATTGAATAGGTAACAAATGTTATGAAATTAGAAGAATATCCGCGgactattgttttattgtaatttgaaaataacgttctcatagttattttaaactttacaaatattgaagttaaataatatttgtatacattttttcataatcagttaaaaataattaaagaactgaaaaatatcaaaatatcaaatattataatgggtagaaatattataccaaacaaaaaaaaatattaataatcacacTATTCAACTCACAATATTACCTGTACTTACTGTGGGTAAATCGTGTATtccagaaaaatatatatttttcaatataataaaacaataacagtaTACAAATCTAAATTACTAAACTATTGCTGGTCaacttttgtaaatttattattattttataaccagccctattatattttgataaaataattttacctacttgtaaaatatttaccatattataatattattagtttctaCTTATTTGAAAAGATTCGTcatcacacataatattatagtactgtaactttttgttaataacaaaatatttaagataggtaatgaaaaaaattattcgtttagcttttttgattttgtaatgttttttgtttctgAATTAGGTACTTTCTGCTTACTGCTATCTTATCTAAAGAAtacgaatatttatattattattttttgttaaaataggtAGCTAACCTAGTTCATagttgtgtataatttaacataataaaaaaaactttttgatttCAGATCGACAATGGCTTTATCAATCCTGTACAGAATTAGGTCATTTTGCAACATCCCATCAAGATAATAACCTTTTTGGTAATATcattccattaaaatattttactgataaATGCAGTGAAGTTTTTGGAAAATCGTAAGTTCTCAAAGTGATttctcaaaaattatattttttatttttattataattagagtaTTTCAATTAGTTCTTAGGAGGATGGGTAATTTAAGTGTTCTTGGGTCCCTTAAATCCATAATAACAAGCACTCGCAGTTCCTGTGActaattttttacacaaattttttaattttaaaatgtttaaacactcgtttatattatacatcatcaaattaaaaactttcacAGTTTCacactataataggtactttttttagaaattaaaatattgtgaaaactGGCATTGGtacaaacacaaataatgtTCTTATACTTATACCTAAGTTATGAggttcataaattttaattcattttaatttataaattaaaatcttatcatAATAGGCATGGACCAATTGcgcctaaaaaaaatttttgttaagtTTAGTGTACCAATtgcattacttatattttagggTCAGTGTACCAATTACACTTGTATTCAAATTTCCCTAGCTTCAGAtatggaaataatattgttcgacctaattatataaacataaacaactacacaataatgtatacttcaatattaaaaacttatttattggTCATTTGATTACTGGTTAGAGTGACTggttatgatgtataatatatattatattattacactagaAAAAAACGaagtgtgttattattatggtaaaaaaaatttaaaagtgaattataatgtaacaacTAACTAGtacaaaattgataattaaaaagtaacttgttaaatatgaagaaaaaaattatttatttatattttattatgtaagtacctTTCTATTAatactgataataaaattggttagtgtattcatttattatgctAACAAATTTTTCCTTAGGTACccattgtaaaatgtttagaaCGCGAttggtatataaaaaagttattctaAGCACAATTAGTGAATTCccattataatgtgtataggtaattatagtCCATGTAAGtggaaattttcattaataactatcataatttaataatttttatttattaattactgaaAAACTAAATG
Proteins encoded in this region:
- the LOC114129406 gene encoding putative serine protease K12H4.7 translates to MNLIFCVVWCCLWWSSSATYDSKSYKRLGGIGKPNSTAITRNRIYENKWFEQRLDHFNPTDTRTWKQRYQMNLKYYKRGGPVFLRLGGEDGISHNWINSGAWIEYAEKCNALCFQLEHRYYGRSQPTINASTSNLLYLNIEQALADLGRFINTITSENESLLSNAKWIVFGASYAGSLAAWARMKYPQLVHAAVSSSGTLGAKIDFPDYYMTTQSALSDYNPKCARHINEATSMINDYLKTVDGAKYIDNKFKTCVHIDIKNKKDITQFFNNLAIPIALAVQNNNNNRYYADTEQMSSITISSICSMMLDRALGNSLERYADVHRRLRSATRTTCTPHVYQAAIKAFKETSWNSQYLHTGDRQWLYQSCTELGHFATSHQDNNLFGNIIPLKYFTDKCSEVFGKSYNLNALLNAVHKANSMYTFMKKKTSRVIYLHGCLDPWKKLGLNQPQSGNSVSIVIEGVSHCADFYPSSSSDLPQLTKARKTVLYNLKKWLSENDN